One region of Paenibacillus polymyxa M1 genomic DNA includes:
- a CDS encoding MFS transporter, whose protein sequence is MFKNPYIRTIIASNALLNLGIWVRNFAILLYVTDLTHNDPVYVSLISVAEFAPIFLFAIIGGTFADRWRPKRTMVSCDLLSAASIFIVLLALWYGSWQVLLLSTFFSAILSQFSQPSAMKILKQHVAPEQLQGVMALFQSLMALFMVIGPVVGTFIYQHFGIFSSLSITGMLFLISALVLTRIPQDEQAIEIDRSTHFIEELKEGIRYVWNNRTLRTLGGTFTIIGLAVGLIQPLMVFVAIENLGQDKEFLQWPLMANGAAMLLGGGLIMGIAKKVQPQLLLATGLLVSTLTTFGVGWSHNIMLTMALQVLSGLFYPCIHIGINTMMMKNAEAAFIGRVGGALSPLFSGMMVVGMSIGGTLKRESSLYTVYIVSAGLFLVGSMLLLPLLRDRQPVQAVTSVDSK, encoded by the coding sequence TTGTTTAAAAATCCATATATAAGGACTATTATCGCCTCCAATGCGTTGCTAAATTTGGGCATCTGGGTGCGGAACTTTGCCATACTGTTGTATGTAACAGATCTGACCCATAATGATCCCGTATACGTATCGCTCATTTCGGTTGCTGAATTTGCGCCTATCTTTCTGTTTGCCATCATTGGAGGTACGTTTGCGGATCGTTGGCGGCCTAAACGGACAATGGTTAGTTGCGATCTGCTGTCGGCTGCATCCATTTTTATCGTGTTGCTCGCATTGTGGTACGGGTCATGGCAAGTGCTCTTGCTATCCACTTTCTTCTCGGCCATTCTATCTCAATTTTCTCAGCCATCTGCGATGAAGATATTAAAGCAGCATGTAGCACCAGAACAGCTTCAGGGAGTGATGGCTCTTTTTCAGTCTCTCATGGCATTATTTATGGTTATCGGTCCTGTCGTCGGTACATTTATTTATCAACACTTTGGAATTTTCTCTTCATTGTCTATAACAGGAATGTTGTTTCTCATCTCTGCGCTTGTTCTGACTCGTATCCCACAAGATGAACAAGCAATTGAGATAGATCGATCAACTCATTTTATTGAAGAGCTTAAAGAAGGAATACGTTATGTATGGAATAACCGTACACTTCGCACGCTTGGAGGAACATTTACCATAATTGGGCTGGCAGTCGGACTTATTCAACCATTAATGGTTTTTGTCGCTATCGAGAACCTCGGACAAGATAAGGAATTTTTACAATGGCCGTTAATGGCGAACGGAGCGGCTATGCTGTTGGGCGGCGGTCTGATTATGGGGATTGCTAAAAAAGTTCAGCCGCAATTGCTGCTGGCGACTGGACTTCTGGTCAGCACACTGACAACCTTTGGAGTCGGATGGTCGCACAATATTATGCTGACAATGGCATTACAAGTACTTAGCGGTCTATTTTATCCTTGCATTCATATCGGTATCAACACGATGATGATGAAAAATGCCGAAGCTGCTTTTATCGGCCGAGTCGGTGGTGCCCTCTCTCCCCTGTTCTCGGGGATGATGGTCGTCGGTATGAGCATCGGCGGTACACTCAAACGCGAATCCTCCCTGTACACCGTATATATCGTGAGCGCCGGCTTATTTTTAGTCGGATCGATGTTGTTGTTACCGCTGCTTCGTGACAGACAGCCTGTACAAGCTGTCACATCCGTTGATTCTAAATAA